GTGCCGATAGAGCTGTGGCCCATAGAGATGGCCCGCTGGAAGATGATGGAGCCGCTCCTACTAGCTGGCAAGGACATAGTCAACAGTGTTGATATAAAGGTTAGTGTGTACGGAGGCGGCGTCATGAGCCAGGCTGACGCTGTAAGAATGGCTATTGCAAGAGGCCTCGTAGCCTACACGGGCAGCAAGGAGTTGCGCGACATATTCGAGGAGTTCGACCGTTCAATGATAGCTGGTGATCCGAGACAGACGGAGCCGGAGAAGCCTATGAGGAGGAGTGCTAGGAGAAGGTGGCAGAAGAGCTATAGGTGAAACACTATGATTATTCCTATGCGTTGTTTTACGTGTGGTAGGCCTCTTGCTCAGTACTGGGAGGAGTTTCGTAGCCGCGTTGAGGGGGGCGAAGATCCCCGGAAGGTGCTTGATGAACTTGGTGTCAAAAGGTACTGTTGTAGGAAGACCCTACTGGCTCACGTTCCAGCCATCTATGAGGTTCGCAAGTTTAAGCGTGTACTCTAGAGGTATAACCCCCCGTCCAGCTTGGTGCGTGGAGGGGGCTAGAAGATGAGCCAGGAGTATGGGAGGCAGCAGGTAGAGATCGGGGGTAAGGTGGTAGAGCTACTCGTACCCCTTGAGCGTTACCTCTCGGCGGGAGTCCACATAGGTACACACATTTGTACAGCATATATGAGGAAGTTTGTGTACAGGGTTAGGCCTGACGGGCTCTACATCCTCGACATAAGGAAGACTGATGAGAGGCTAAGGGTGGCAGCAAAGTTCCTCGCTAGGTTTGAGCCCTCCAAGATAGTAGCGGTATCTGTGCGTCAGTACGGTCAGAGGCCTGTCCAGAAATTCTGCACATATATAGGCTGCAAGGCGATAACTGGCAGGATACTGCCTGGCACATTTACCAACCCGAGCCTAGAGTGGTACGTAGAGCCTGACGTCATAGTGGTCACGGACCCGCGTGCTGATAGCCAGGCAGTGGATGAGGCCGCGCGCATGGGCATCCCTGTAGTAGCACTTACCGACACCGACAACCGTGTAGAGAACATAGACCTTGTGATACCTGTCAACAACAAGGGTAGGAAGAGCCTAGCGCTAGTCTACTGGATACTCACCCGTGAAATACTAAGAGAGCAGGGCAAGATACCGCAGGATCAGGATCTACCCGAGCCGCCGGAAGCATTTGAGTTCAAGGTTAGGAGACACTAGCATGGAACA
This DNA window, taken from Hyperthermus butylicus DSM 5456, encodes the following:
- a CDS encoding 30S ribosomal protein S9, giving the protein MQVEKPVKIVIAVGKRKTSIARAVVKPGKGRVWVNGVPIELWPIEMARWKMMEPLLLAGKDIVNSVDIKVSVYGGGVMSQADAVRMAIARGLVAYTGSKELRDIFEEFDRSMIAGDPRQTEPEKPMRRSARRRWQKSYR
- a CDS encoding DNA-directed RNA polymerase subunit N, whose protein sequence is MIIPMRCFTCGRPLAQYWEEFRSRVEGGEDPRKVLDELGVKRYCCRKTLLAHVPAIYEVRKFKRVL
- the rpsB gene encoding 30S ribosomal protein S2; translated protein: MSQEYGRQQVEIGGKVVELLVPLERYLSAGVHIGTHICTAYMRKFVYRVRPDGLYILDIRKTDERLRVAAKFLARFEPSKIVAVSVRQYGQRPVQKFCTYIGCKAITGRILPGTFTNPSLEWYVEPDVIVVTDPRADSQAVDEAARMGIPVVALTDTDNRVENIDLVIPVNNKGRKSLALVYWILTREILREQGKIPQDQDLPEPPEAFEFKVRRH